From the genome of Nitrospinota bacterium:
GTTGTTGACATTATGGGGCCAAACGGGAATCCGGCTGCCAGTTTCAAAGGCAAGGTGGATACAGCTCTTGCGGAACTTGACGCCCATGATATTGTTTATCTGCATATCGAGGAGATCGAGAATATCTCTCTCAAGGGAGATCTGGACGACAAAGTCCTGGCCATTGAAGATTTTGATCAGGAGATTGCAGGCCCCCTGCTCAATGCTCTCAACAGCCGGGATGATGTTAAAATGTTATTCGTGGAAAATCATGTAGCGTCGGCCTCTCTCATGAAATACACCAAAGATCGCGTCCCCTTCCTGGTCTATCCGGGACCGACGGGAAGCGAGTCCGCCGGGGGCTTCGATGAAAAAATTCTCGATGCCAACAAAATCCATTTTCAAAGCGGGCCACAACTGATTGCAGCATTTTTAAAGGACCAATTGTAATGGCCTCACTCATAGTCCAAAAATATGGCGGAACCTCGGTCGGGACTATCGAACGGATCAAAAGCGTGGCCCAAAGAATCGCCGAGGCGCAAAAAGCTGGCAATGCTATCGTCGCGGTGGTTTCTGCCATAGCCGGGGAGACCGATAAACTGCTTAAAATGGCGGCAGAGATTTCCGAGACCCCGCAACAGCGGGAAATCGATCTTTTGCTGTCATCCGGCGAACGCATCTCCTGCGCCCTGTTGACCATCGCTCTCAACGAGATTGGTTGCCCTGCCACCTCGATGACCGGTCGCCAGATTGGGCTTCAAACCGACAACACACACACGCGGGCGAGAATCAAGCAGATCGACGGAGAACGTTGTCACCATTATTTGCAGAAAAATCATGTCGTCGTGGTTGCCGGTTTCCAGGGCATCAATGAACATGGAGATGTCACCACCCTCGGACGTGGGGGATCGGACACGTCTGCCGTCGCTTTGGCGGTCGCTTTGCAAGCGGAACGGTGCGAGATCTTTACCGATGTGGACGGGGTCTACACCGCGGACCCGCGCGTGGTTCCGGACGCCCGCAAGCTGAATACCGTATCCTATGATGAAATGTTGGAGATGGCCAGTTTGGGCGCCAAGGTTCTGCAAATACGGTGTGTGGAGTTTGCCAAGAAATATAAGATGCCTCTGATCGTGAGGTCATCATTTAATAATAATCCAGGAACCTTGATCTCGGAGGAGGATCCGAAAATGGAACAACCGGTCGTTTCCGGAATCATGTATCACAAAAATCAGGCCAAGATCACGGTCAAGGGAGTTCCCGATCAACCGGGAATCGCCGGAAAATTGTTCAAGGCGCTCGCTGACGCCTCGGTCTCGGTGGACATTATTATTCAGAACATCAGCGATGAGGGATACACGGACATTTCGTTTACCGTCACCACCGAACATCTCAGAGACGCGATGACTGAAGTCAACCGGGTGAACGAGGAAATCAAGGCGG
Proteins encoded in this window:
- a CDS encoding aspartate kinase produces the protein MASLIVQKYGGTSVGTIERIKSVAQRIAEAQKAGNAIVAVVSAIAGETDKLLKMAAEISETPQQREIDLLLSSGERISCALLTIALNEIGCPATSMTGRQIGLQTDNTHTRARIKQIDGERCHHYLQKNHVVVVAGFQGINEHGDVTTLGRGGSDTSAVALAVALQAERCEIFTDVDGVYTADPRVVPDARKLNTVSYDEMLEMASLGAKVLQIRCVEFAKKYKMPLIVRSSFNNNPGTLISEEDPKMEQPVVSGIMYHKNQAKITVKGVPDQPGIAGKLFKALADASVSVDIIIQNISDEGYTDISFTVTTEHLRDAMTEVNRVNEEIKAAKITSDANICKISIVGAGMKSHSGIAATMFQTLSKENINIMMISTSEIKVSCVIDQKYTELATRALHEAFDLKSEPVQVSCEDSVPASDKKMKAL